The Elgaria multicarinata webbii isolate HBS135686 ecotype San Diego chromosome 4, rElgMul1.1.pri, whole genome shotgun sequence genome contains a region encoding:
- the ZNF451 gene encoding E3 SUMO-protein ligase ZNF451 has protein sequence MEFLVSSKNIENASSQQGESDDDVEFVGEGVLRPVLDCIDLSSGDEDCSISSNNNVKSKDPIDYQKEKVDSTLDRLARHVEIEKQLKEEKNKAFKEKLDSQHAHGLQELEFIQAHTNTEAARLCVNQWLKMPGLQPGSVNSGRRAFPQGSGQTTSNSKSILCPIMNCNRKFDNGHLLLGHLKRFDHSPCDPSVTLHGPPANAFACIVCNRRFSTSQQYSDHLLFQAGENDGHERKYPPQHIQCFACPCCFLLFSIRDECLQHMSGKNHFFQAFKLTGKPGNPLPLAFPTYAKNLLISLCKEVPFQVKCTSCHQVLASHVELTAHFRTRCRNAGPIALSKKSISQVAEIFKANGFCHSCGRLFANDNEISQHVSETLHKVKVFTTMEESVLMICHVSGGTKNAPQQQKSVSLLKSSPLKRPLDSSVSVGDDRETISKRKKDLEGKSQEVSSAQTVKTWVCQCDLAFPSEELVGKHIFSENRICHKCGVCGKFAESSSIIRLHMSRFHGGAHLANFVFWCRACNVPLQKEEDVMAHVTELHGGHNYYCEKDIAEHEPVLPLDTQCGNSLEQNGQSTSPMELSPVLSPMDMSEHTSPQWQCRMCEETFASEDSVKQHCMSLESHHFHKYSCDLCKMTFRKTETLRRHCQERHNNVVQIKFFCGYCGNLFFDTEEEFFLHFKDIHSMDYLRVSEGAGTSIKSLEVVEESNLLNCGCREKYICKENRRADYKRCQQAMLGKGNLWFRCTSCSSTAQSYSDMLAHLVSHANKQTGQELYVVRCGACNKNFSDIAVAHQHFHGKHCFLQKRQLAFGSSAESDNFQFSASGSCMDQKPDQLRFSTSTATTSTSEKSVLNLGEINKEQVMKPHCEGLGHEDGDLPDLDYLCTMTHIIMMDLDNWGSFFHQLPATLNQGTFIWGFQGGHNNWKPPVNCKIFNYLNKIGCFFLHPRCGTRREAADFAICVHVGRLDEHLPKHIPFTILSGDKSFIELENQLKMTQRATRILDPHKIDANMMCALLNSISDTAKESEENTRVAMQQFLEETKGQKEEDAEFQEAIRRSLEEM, from the exons GAAGGTGTATTGAGACCTGTCTTGGACTGCATCGACCTCAGTAGCGGTGATGAAGACTGTAGCATCTCTTCCAAT AATAATGTAAAGAGCAAAGACCCCATCGATTATCAGAAGGAAAAGGTTGATTCCACCCTAGATCGCCTGGCACGTCACGTAGAGATAGAGAAACAActgaaagaagagaaaaataaagcTTTCAAG GAAAAACTGGATTCTCAACATGCTCATGGACTACAAGAGCTGGAATTTATCCAGGCGCATACTAACACAGAAGCAGCAagattatgtgtgaaccagtggCTAAAAATGCCAG GTCTCCAGCCAGGCAGCGTAAACTCTGGAAGAAGAGCATTTCCTCAGGGATCAGGCCAAACAACATCTAACAGTAAATCCATTTTATGCCCCATAATGAATTGCAACAGAAAGTTTGACAATGGGCATCTTCTCCTAGGCCACCTTAAAAG gTTTGATCATTCTCCATGCGATCCATCAGTTACATTACATGGACCTCCAGCCAATGCCTTTGCCTGCATAGTCTGTAATAGAAGATTTTCCACCTCTCAACAATATAGTGATCACCTTTTGT ttCAGGCAGGTGAAAATGATGGCCATGAAAGAAAGTACCCTCCTCAGCATATTCAGTGCTTTGCCTGTCcatgctgcttcctcctctttaGCATAAGAGATGAGTGTCTGCAGCATATGTCTGGGAAGAATCATTTTTTCCAGGCTTTTAAGCTGACTG GTAAACCAGGCAACCCACTTCCTTTGGCTTTCCCAACCTACGCAAAGAATCTTCTAATCTCCTTGTGCAAAGAAGTGCCTTTCCAAGTGAAGTGCACATCCTGCCATCAGGTGTTGGCTTCCCATGTGGAGCTAACTGCTCACTTCAG AACTCGATGTCGTAATGCTGGTCCGATAGCTCTGTCAAAGAAAAGTATCTCCCAGGTCGCTGAAATATTTAAAGCCAACGGTTTCTGTCACAGCTGTGGCAGACTGTTTGCCAATGACAATGAAATCAGTCAGCATGTTTCCGAAACTCTACACAAGGTTAAAGTTTTCACCACAATGGAAGAATCTGTCTTGATGATCTGTCATGTCAGTGGAGGGACTAAAAATGCTCCTCAACAACAGAAGAGTGTAAGCCTTTTAAAATCCTCTCCTCTGAAAAGACCTTTGGACTCCAGTGTATCAGTTGGTGATGATAGAGAAACCATTTCAAAACGAAAAAAGGATTTGGAAGGCAAAAGCCAAGAGGTTAGCAGTGCTCAAACTGTTAAAACCTGGGTATGTCAGTGTGATCTGGCATTTCCTTCTGAGGAGTTGGtaggaaaacatattttttctgAAAACAGAATCTGCCACAAATGTGGGGTTTGTGGGAAGTTTGCTGAAAGTTCAAGCATCATCCGTTTGCACATGAGCCGGTTCCATGGAGGAGCACATTTGGCTAACTTCGTCTTCTGGTGTCGGGCTTGCAATGTACCCCTTCAAAAGGAGGAGGATGTTATGGCCCATGTGACAGAACTTCATGGTGGCCACAACTACTATTGTGAGAAGGACATTGCTGAACATGAGCCTGTATTACCTTTGGATACACAATGTGGTAATTCACTTGAACAAAATGGCCAATCTACAAGCCCTATGGAACTGTCTCCAGTTCTGAGTCCGATGGACATGTCTGAGCACACCTCTCCCCAATGGCAGTGCCGCATGTGTGAGGAAACATTTGCATCAGAAGACAGTGTGAAGCAACATTGCATGTCATTAGAGAGCCATCACTTTCACAAGTACAGCTGTGACTTGTGTAAAATGACATTTCGGAAAACAGAAACGTTACGTCGACACTGTCAGGAAAGGCATAACAATGTTGTTCAGATTAAATTCTTTTGTGGGTATTGTGGCAACCTCTTTTTTGATACTGAGGAGGAGTTTTTCCTTCACTTCAAGGATATACATAGTATGGATTACCTGCGTGTGTCTGAGGGAGCAGGGACATCAATCAAAAGTCTTGAAGTAGTAGAAGAGAGCAACCTTCTCAATTGCGGCTGTCGGGAAAAATACATCTGCAAAGAAAACAGGAGGGCAGATTACAAGAGGTGTCAGCAAGCCATGCTGGGAAAAGGCAATCTGTGGTTCCGCTGCACTTCATGTTCCTCAACAGCGCAAAGCTACTCTGACATGCTGGCTCACCTTGTGAGCcacgcaaacaaacaaacaggccaAGAATTGTATGTAGTGAGGTGTGGAGCATGTAACAAAAACTTCAGTGACATTGCAGTTGCCCATCAGCACTTTCATGGTAAACATTGCTTCTTACAAAAGCGCCAACTAGCCTTTGGATCTTCAGCAGAAAGTGATAACTTCCAGTTCTCTGCCAGTGGTTCCTGCATGGACCAGAAGCCTGATCAACTGAGGTTTTCCACAAGTACGGCTACAACAAGTACATCAGAGAAAAGTGTGTTGAATTTGGGAGAGATAAACAAAGAACAGGTTATGAAGCCACATTGCGAAGGCCTTGGCCATG AAGACGGAGATCTACCTGATCTTGATTACTTGTGCACCATGACTCACATTATAATGATGGATTTGGATAACTGGGGAAGCTTTTTTCATCAGCTGCCTGCTACCCTTAATCAAGGAACTTTTATCTGGGGCTTTCAAG GTGGACACAACAACTGGAAGCCACCTGTAAATTGCAAGATTTTTAATTACCTTAACAAGATTGGGTGTTTCTTCCTCCATCCACGCTGTGGTACAAGGAGAGAGGCAGCTGACTTTGCCAtctgtgtgcat GTGGGCCGTCTAGATGAACACTTGCCGAAGCATATTCCTTTCACTATTCTTTCTGGAGACAAAAGCTTTATAGAGCTGGAGAACCAGCTTAAGATGACTCAACGGGCAACCCGCATTCTAGATCCTCATAAGATTGATGCCAATATGATGTGTGCCTTATTAAACAGCATTTCAGATACAGCCAAAG AAAGTGAAGAAAATACCCGAGTGGCAATGCAACAGTTTTTGGAAGAAACAAAGGGCCAAAAGG AGGAAGATGCAGAATTTCAAGAAGCAATTAGGCGGAGTCTTGAGGAAATGTGA